The Sphaerisporangium siamense genome includes the window TCGCCCGCAGCGGCGACCTCTGGCTGCTGCCCAACACCAAGGCGGCCACCGGCAACCCGTGGCCCTCCCGGGTCAGCGCCGGCGCCGGCTGGGGCTTCGCCTCCCAGGTCCTCCTCGGTGACGTCAACGGCGACCACCTCCAGGACCTGCTCGTGGTCGACAAGAACGTCTCCAACGGCACCCTGTGGATCTATCCCAACAACGGCGCCGCGACAGGCCCGCGCTGGACCTCACGGTACTTCGGCGGGACCGGCTGGAACATCTTCGACCACCTGATGGTCGGGGACGTCACCGGCGACGGCCTCACCGACGTCGTCGGACGCGACGACACCGGCGACCTGTACGCCTACCCCGGCAACGGATCCGCCACCGCCTTCCCGTGGACGCCGCGCGCCTGGGTCGGGAGCAACTGGCAGACCGCCACCCGGCTCGCCCTCGGTGACGTGGACCACGACGGCATCGCCGACCTCGTCGACCTGGAGAACGACGGATCCCTCTGGGTCTTCCCGACCGGCGCGTCGACGGACCCGATCGCGATCCCGGGCGCCTGGGCCGGAACGCGGTCCATCAACCTCGGGTACGTGACCGGGGGCCCGGGACCGGACCTCGTCACGGCCGACGCCTCCGGCAGGCTGTCGATCTACGCCGCCAACGGCGCGACCTCGGGCGTCCCGTGGTCCGGCACTCCCAGATCGGGCGGCGACGGTTTCCAGGACGCGATCTCCCTGGTGCTCTAGTGACGGCCCATCGAAAGGACTCGGACATGACGGATCACACCAAGGAGGGCATCCACACCGACCAGGCCCCGCCCCCGCGGGGGGCCTACTCCCAGGCGGTCGTCGTCGGAGACCTCGTCTACACCGCGGGCTTCGGGCCGGTCGACCCGGTGACCCGGGCGATCGTCGGCGACGACGTCGCCGAGCAGACCCGCCGGACGCTGCGCAACGTCGCGGCCGCGCTGGAGGCCGCGGGCTCGGACCTGCAGGACGTCGTCAAGGTGACCGCGCACCTGGCCGACATCGACAACGACTGGGACGGCTTCGACACGGCCTACCGCGAGTTCTTCGACGAACCACGCCCGGCCCGCACGACCGCCGGATCCGCCCTGGGCGGAATCCTCGTGGAGATCGACGTCGTCGCGATCAAGGGCTGCCGCCGACGGTCCTGAATCCGCACGCCACCGCACGCCGGGGGTCTCGCCGGCGGTGGGTGCCGTGTCCTCACAAGGGGCACGGCCCCCACCGCCGTGACCCGAGCCCGCGCCGATCCGCGTGCCCCCGTAACCGCCGAACGCGCGTCGTGCGTTCCTGGCCCCCGGATCACGTGAGACCAGGTCAGATCAGGGCGGCCAGCTCGCGCCACTCCCGGAGCGGGAGGGTGGCGGGGTCGGCGGTGATCACCTGGAGGCACACGTGGTCGGCTCCCGCGTCGAGATGTTCCTTCACCCGCCCGGCGATCACCGGCAGGTCGCCGTGGGCGACGATCCCGTCCGTGAGGCGATCGCTCCCCCCGTCCGAGATCTCCGCCTCGGTGAAGCCGAGCCTGCGCAGGTTCGCCCTCTGGTGCGGGGCGTGCGCCGCGTACCGGCCGGCGTGCCCCCGGGCGACCTCGCGGGCGCGGGCGCGGTCGGTGTCCAGGACCACCGCGAGCTCGACCGCGAGCAGCGCGTCCGGCCCCATGATCTCGCGGGCGCGGTGGGTGTGCTCGACGGTCACGAAGTAGGGATGGGCGCCGAGCGTGCGCTCGGCGGCGAGCTCCAGCATCTTGGGGCCGAGCGCGGCGAGGACCCGCCGGGGCGGCTCGGGCGCGGCGACGGCGGTCAGCGGGACGGAGTCCATCGCGTCCAGGTAGGCCGTCATGGACCGCACGGCCTTGCCGACGCCCGGGACGCGGTACCCGTTCCACTCCAGGGGCGTCTCGTCCACGCGGTGCCCGCCGAGGCCGAGCAGGTAGCGGCCCGGATGGGCCTCGTTGAGCGCCCGTTCCGCCGCGGCCATGGCGACCGGGTCGCGGGCGCCGATGTTCGCGATGCCCGCGGCCACGGTGACGCGCCGGGTGGCCGACAGCAGCAGCCACGCCTGGCTGATGCTGTCGCGCCCGAACGCCTCGCCGTACCAGATGGCCCCGTAGCCGAGTTCCTCGATCTCGGCGGCGGCCTCGCGCACCCGGGTGGCGGGGTGCCCGTCCAGGGCGAAGGTCCACAGGCCCAGCCGCCCGAGCCCGAACCGTCCGTCGTCGGTCAATGCGACCCCCCTCGTCGACTATCCGGAGAGGTTCTCCGGATATCTGGACCCTACAATACGGAGAAGTTCTCCGCTTGACCTTCCGGGGGTTCCCATGGCACCGCGGCCGCTGCGAGCCGACGCGCGGCGCAACCGCGACCAGATCGTGGCCGCCGCCAGGGAGGTCGTCGCCGAGGAAGGACCGGACGCCTCGCTCAACGAGATCGCCCGGCGCGCGGGCGTCGGCCCCGGCACCCTCTACCGCCACTTCCCCACGCGCCAGGACCTCCTGGTGGCCGTGTTCCGCGACCGCATCGAGACCCTGTGCGCGACCGCGGACGACCTGGCCGCCACGCGCCCGCCCGGCGAGGCGCTCACGGCCTGGCTGGACGCCGTCCTCGTCCACGCCCTGACCAACAAGGGGCTCGCGACCACGACAGGGGACGGCGGGACCGCCGGCGGCTTCGACTGTGTGGGCATGATGCGCGCGGCCGGGGAACGCCTGCTCACCGCCGCCAGGCGCGCCGGGGCCGTGCGCGCCGATCTGGAAGTCGGCGAGCTGTTCGGGCTGGTCACCGGCATCGCCCTCGCCGCCGCGGACCCGGCCAGGGCCGCCCGCCTGCTGTCCCTCACCCTGGACGGCGTGCGCGGCCCGGCGTACCGAACGGACACGCGGGCGGACTGACGGCTTCATCGGGCCTTTCCCCGAGGCTCGTCCGCGGTGCCGGCGGCGGTGGCTTCGACCTCCCCAGGCGCCACCCGGGGCCGCGTCCCCGGCGACCCCGGAACCGGACGCGCCGCCTGTCCCGGCGGCGGGGACGCTCATATCCTCGATCTGGTCCGCTCACGGTGAGCGCCCCGCCGAGCTGCGAGGAGCACGCACATGGCACCCCTCGGATACGACCGCTACTGCGACGAGATCCTCGACCAGAGCGGCCTGCTCCGCTACCTCGTCAAGGGCGCGGACCCGTCGGCCCCCGTGCCGACCTGCCCCGGCTGGACGTTCGCGGCGCTGGTCCGGCACATCGGCGGCAACCTGCGGACGGTCGAGACCGCCGTGCGCGCCGGGACGCCGGTGAGCGACCCGGCGACGCAGGTGACCGGGCTGTCGGGCCCGCGGGACGACGACCCGGCCGAACTGGACGCGTGGTTGTCCGACGCCGCAGAGAAGTACACCGCCACGCTGCGCCAGGCGGGGGCGGACGGCGAGGCGACGGTGTGGGGCTTCCAGGGGAGCACGCCGTTCTGGGTGCGGCGGGCGGTCCACGACATCGTCGTGCACCGCGCCGACGCCGCGCTCGCCCTCGGCGAGGAGTACGCCGTGGCGCCGGACCTGGCGGCGGACGCGGTCGACGAGCTGCTGGAGCTGTTCGCGGGCCAGCAGGCGGGCGGGCTGCCCACGCTGGCCGAGCTGCGCGGCGC containing:
- a CDS encoding RidA family protein: MTDHTKEGIHTDQAPPPRGAYSQAVVVGDLVYTAGFGPVDPVTRAIVGDDVAEQTRRTLRNVAAALEAAGSDLQDVVKVTAHLADIDNDWDGFDTAYREFFDEPRPARTTAGSALGGILVEIDVVAIKGCRRRS
- a CDS encoding TIGR03620 family F420-dependent LLM class oxidoreductase, producing the protein MTDDGRFGLGRLGLWTFALDGHPATRVREAAAEIEELGYGAIWYGEAFGRDSISQAWLLLSATRRVTVAAGIANIGARDPVAMAAAERALNEAHPGRYLLGLGGHRVDETPLEWNGYRVPGVGKAVRSMTAYLDAMDSVPLTAVAAPEPPRRVLAALGPKMLELAAERTLGAHPYFVTVEHTHRAREIMGPDALLAVELAVVLDTDRARAREVARGHAGRYAAHAPHQRANLRRLGFTEAEISDGGSDRLTDGIVAHGDLPVIAGRVKEHLDAGADHVCLQVITADPATLPLREWRELAALI
- a CDS encoding TetR/AcrR family transcriptional regulator, with the translated sequence MAPRPLRADARRNRDQIVAAAREVVAEEGPDASLNEIARRAGVGPGTLYRHFPTRQDLLVAVFRDRIETLCATADDLAATRPPGEALTAWLDAVLVHALTNKGLATTTGDGGTAGGFDCVGMMRAAGERLLTAARRAGAVRADLEVGELFGLVTGIALAAADPARAARLLSLTLDGVRGPAYRTDTRAD
- a CDS encoding maleylpyruvate isomerase family mycothiol-dependent enzyme, which gives rise to MAPLGYDRYCDEILDQSGLLRYLVKGADPSAPVPTCPGWTFAALVRHIGGNLRTVETAVRAGTPVSDPATQVTGLSGPRDDDPAELDAWLSDAAEKYTATLRQAGADGEATVWGFQGSTPFWVRRAVHDIVVHRADAALALGEEYAVAPDLAADAVDELLELFAGQQAGGLPTLAELRGAGETIRLSAADTGAAWLIALGPDGFTWRRDDTGSEDATVTVRGFLTDVLLTFYRRLPATGGRVEVRGDAGLLDFWLARASLS